In Leucobacter denitrificans, the genomic window ATCGAGACAATCCCCGCAGCATTCGAGATGGAGGAGATCCTCTACGTACTCAGGGACCACATGGCCGGACTCAATGCGGGCCGCTGGGACTACATCTTCTCAATCATCAAGTACTACCGCGGCCGCGGCGCACGGTTCGTACTCCCCGATCGCAGCGAGGTGACCATGTCGGTGCCGTTCATGCGGGCATACACCGAATTGCTCGTGAAGACCGCGCACAAGCGTGGAGCACACGCAATCGGCGGCATGAGCGCGTTCATTCCAAACCGTCGTGACCCCGAGGTCACGCGACGCGCGGAAGAGAAGGTGCGCGCAGATAAGCAACGCGAGGCGAACGATGGTTTCGACGGCACCTGGGTTGCGCACCCCGATCTCATCCCGGTCGCGCAGTCTGTGTTCGACGCGACTCTCGGCGAGCGTCCGAACCAAGTGGATCGGCAGCGCGACGATGTCGAGGTCACTGCCGAACAGCTGCTTGATGTTCGCATCGGGCGTGCTATCACCGAGGCCGGTGTGCGCGAGAATGTGTCGATCGGAGTTCGCTACATCGAGTCGTGGATCCGCGGTATCGGCGCTGCTGCAATCGATAACCTCATGGAAGACGCAGCCACCGCAGAGATCAGCCGTTCGCAGATTTGGCAGTGGATCCACCAGGATCAGTCGACCGACAGCGGCGTGCGCATCACGCGAGAATGGGTCGCTGGAATCCTCGCAGAAACGATTGCGGGATTCGATCGATTTGAGGGTGACCGCTACGACGACGCTGCCGAACTATTTACTGAGGTAGCGCTCGGCGAGGCATTCCCAACATTCCTCACGCTGCCCGCGTACACCAAGCACCTGGTCGACCTCTAAGCGGTTAGTCTTCGCCAGACCGCTTCCCAGCACGGGCGATCGCCGGGCCGAGTTCGTCGACGAGTAATATATCGTCGTCGAGCTCGCCTGTGCGATATGCAGCACGTCCCACCATGTGCGCAGCTGCGGGAGCAGTGATCGACTGAAACACAAACACCGGCATCAGCGCGAGAAGTACGCCCCACGAACGCTGATCGAGCGCTACCGCTGCAATGACGAGCAGTAGCCCAAAGATCTGTGGTTTCGTGGCTGCGTGCAACCGGCTCAGTGCGTCGGTAAAACGCAGCAAGCCAAACCCGGCGGCGGCTGAGAGTAACCCGGCAAGCACCAAGCATACGAGTGCGGCCACATCTAGTATCGCGTCAAACATGGTGATCGCCCCCCATACCCTGCGGCAATCGGTGCTCCGCGCGTCGCTTCACGTATCGCGCCACCACGATAGTCGCAAATGTCGCCGTTGCAGCAATTCCCGCCATCAGCGGGATGGAATCGGTGTGCCCTCGCGCCACCATATCTGCACCGAGTGCGAGCATGACCGTTGTGAGCAAGACATCAGATGCGATCATACGATCAAGGATTGTCGGGCCGCGGGCAATGCGCAGAAGCGCAGCGATCGCGGTGAACGTGAGTCCGGCACCGACCACCGCGAGCATGAGAACCTCAAACGTCATTTGCGCACCGCCTTCACTTCACTGCGAGATCCGAGCGCGAGAATAAGTAGGCGCTCAATTGTCGCAACTTCCCGCCGCATGTTCATGATCTCTTTCTGAGACGGCGTATTCAACACGTGGAGATACAGAATCGATCCAAACCGATCCACCTCAGCGACGAGCGAACCGGGAATCAACGAAATTGTGAGCCCCACGAGAGTAAGAATGAAGTCTGACTTTGTACGTAGCTTCACCGCAATTATCGATGTCATCGGTGGAGAGCCCGGCCGAATCGCAAGCCAACCCACCTGAAATGATGCATATGCGAGGTTCCAGAGGAAGTACGCCACGTAGCGCAACGCATACCAAAGGTTGAATCGCCCCGCGAGTTCAACGGGCGGCAGGTAGAACAGGCGCATCACCATGATCGATACGAGCACTCCGCTCACCACGGACATGGGCGAGATCTCTTGCCAGAACATCATCCACATGATGACGAGTCCGACGAGGAGCGGCAGCTCGTGAAAACGAACGAACATCTCAAGGCCCCGAGCCGTACGGCGCTTGCGCCTAATCATGGCCGACCTCCTCACCGAGCGATGTAGATCCGCTGCCACCGTTCACATGCTTCGCCTCGAGCACGAGTGAAGCGAGCTTCCCATGGTCCGTGAGGTCGTCTCCCGCGCGCTCGGCGAAGCCAAAGAGCGGACCGGCCGCGAAGGTGAGCACAAGACTCACGCCAATCATCCCGATCGTCGCCGCGATCATGAGACGTGGAATACCCTTTTTCTCACGCGTCGGCAGTGCGTCTGGCGCATCCTGCAATCGCTCAAAGAGTTTCTCTTCGCGTTCGCGCAAGAGCACTGCCTCATTCGAGGCCGTGCGAGGAGCCCCCTGCGCTTCCTGTGCCTTCACCTTTGGGCGCCAGAACGCGAGTGTCCAGGCGCGGGCAAGTGCGTATAGCGTCAGCAGTGACACCGCTGCGCCGATACCAATGAGCCAGTACGCTGCAGTGGACTCAATCTGGGCGCCCGCAGTAAACAGCCCGAGCTTGCCAAGGAACCCAGAGAACGGTGGAATGCCGCCAAGGTTCAACATAGGCAGGAAGAAAAGCACGGCGATAATCGGCGAACTCCGCATGAGCCCACCGAGTCCAGCGAGTGACGTGGTTCCGCCCTGGCGCTCGACGAGGCCAACGGCGAGGAACAGCGTGGTCTGCACGATGATGTGGTGGGCAATGTAATACACCGTCGCCCCGAAACCAACAGAGGTCGCGATTGCGATGCCGAATATCATGTAGCCGATGTGACTCACGAGAATGAACGAGAGCATTCGTTTCACGTCGAGTTGTGAAACTGCACCAAGAATTCCGACGATGAGCGTTGCTCCCGCGACACCCATGAGCAGTGGGTCGATATTCGAATGCGGGAAGAGCATCGTCTGTGTGCGGATAATCGCGTACACACCGACTTTTGTGAGCAACCCGGCGAAGACAGCGGTCACCGGTGCTGGCGCAGTTGGGTATGAATCTGGCAGCCAAAACGCGAGCGGAAAAACTGCGGCCTTAATGCCAAACGCGATGATCAGGGTGAGGTTGAGGATGAGCTGAAGTTCGCTCGGTAGTTCAGCGATGCGGGCAGTAAGCTGCGCCATATTCACGGTGCCCGTCGCCCCATATACAAGCGCGATGGCCGCAAGGAAGAGCACTGACGATACGAGGGAGACGACCACGTACGTGACTCCGGCGCGAATGCGCTGCGCAGTACCACCGAGCGTGATGAGCACGTAGCTCGCGACGAGCAGAATTTCGAACCCGACATACAGATTAAACAGGTCGCCAGCGATGAAGGCGTTGAAAACGCCTGCGCCGAGCACGAGATAGGTCGGGTAATAGATGGAAACCGGTGTTTCCTCGTCGCCATCGGCAAGACCCTGACCGATTGAGAACAGGAACACCGATAGCAGCACAACCGCGGAAACGGCGAGCATGAGCGCCGAAACTCGGTCGACGACGAGCGAAATGCCGTATGGCGCTGCCCAACCGCCGACCTGCATAATGAGCGGGCCGGTCTTGTCGACGATGAACATCAGAATGATGCCGATAATCGATACTGCGGTCAGAGCAACGAGAGTGATCCCACGCTGCAGAGCACGATGCCCTGGAACGGCAAGCGCAAGTGCTGCACCCGCGAGCGGAATGAGCACGACGATCGGTACGAGAAAGGTCATGATTGGCCTCCCTCGCCCGGCCCCGTTTTCGATTTGCCTGAATCACTTACATCGCCCGAACCATCCGAGCTATCTAAGTCATCTGAGTCCTCAGAGTCGTCTCCGGGTATGTCATCCTCAAACTCAGTCGCATCTTCAAGATCCTCCTCAGTAACCTCTTCGGTGGTGAGGGTCTCGGCTCGCGAAATTTCGAGATCGTCGCGGTCGTCCTCGACTCGGTCTTCAAGGATGCGCGACAGTCGCCAGGACCGGTAAATGAGTGCGAGCAGGAACGCACTCACGCCGAAAGTAATGACGATCGCCGTGAGAATGAACGCTTGTGGCAGTGGATCGCTCATCGAACCATCGTCGTCTCCCCCAACTATCGGTGAGCTTCCAAACTCTCCGGACATGAGGAAGATCAACAGGTTCGTTGCATTTCCGACGAGGAGGAAGCCGAGCAGAATGCGTGTGAGGCTCCGATCCAGCATGAGATAGACACCTGCGGTGTACATCACCACCATCACGGCCACGAGGACGAGGGGCATGGTCATTGCGCGTGCTCCTCTGCAAATGAAACTGGGTCGGACTCTTCATGCTCATCGATCTCTGAACCAAGGCTTCTCAGCACATCGAGGATGAGACCGAACACGACGAGATACACGCCAATATCAAACAGCGTTGACGTGACGAGCGGCAAGGAGCCAAAAATACCGAGATCTACATCAACCCAGGTCGAGGAGAGCGCCGGCTGCCCGAAAAATAGCGGCAGCATCGCCATCGACACCGACAGGGCAAGACCGATACCGAGGATTCGACCAGCATCAAGTGGCACCGTAGCGCGCAGCTCATACCGACCACCCGCGAGGTACCGGGCGACGAGCGCGAGCCCAGCCGCGAGACCTCCCGCGAAGCCACCGCCCGGGCTGTTGTGGCCAGAGAGGAGAAGGAATATCGAGAGCAATAGCAGCGCGTGGAAGATGAGTCGAACTATCACCTCGAGAATGATCGAGCGACGTCTCGGATCGAGTTTGGAACCGGCCAACAGCCAGTTCATGCGGCTCTCGGGGTCGCCTGGATCCGCGACACGCATAAGATGAGCGCGAGTAGCATCGCGTGCCGCACGCCTACTGAGGTGAGGACTCCGGTCAATGCGAGTGTTGAGAAAGACGAGTGAGGCTACGCCAGTCGCGGCAGCGAGAATGACCGAGAGCTCCCCCATCGTGTCCCACGCACGTATATCGACAAGCATCACATTGACGACGTTGAACCCGTGCCCACCTTCAACGGCAAGCTGCGGCAGGGCGAGCGAGATTGGATCTGCGATGCGACCACCAAGGGAAATCACGGCGACAGCCCCGAGCACGAGCCCCAGCCCTAGCCCAAGTAGTAGCCGTCCGACTCGATGCGAACGCGTAGCATGCTCCCGCATGCGTGCGGGCAGCCTACGAATCACGAGCACGAACGCGATGAGCGTAATGGTCTCAACAAGCAGTTGGGTAAGACCAAGATCGGGAGCTCCATGCAGCGCAAAAATGACGGCCATCCCGTACCCGGTGACTCCGACGAGTACACCTGCTTGGAATCGAGTTCGCGCTCGAATTGCGAACACTGCCGCAACAATCATCACGACCGCAATTGGGATCTCGACGGGATTTGCAATGAACTCGAGTTCTTCCGGCCACTGGTTGGTCGCAAGTATGGTGCCGCCAAGTGTGCACACGAGTGTCGTGAGGATCACCGCAAGATAGAACGGAAGCGATCCACGCTGGGTGATCGAGGTCAAACGAACGGCAAGGAGATCGAGCCAGTGCGTTGCCAACCAGTACATGTGGGAGGCAGAAAAACGCTCGGCAGCGGGAGGGAGCGCACCAGCGATGCGTTTTGCGGGGAAGAAAAAGAAGATGCCCACGCCGATAACTAACGCTGAAAGTAGGAGCGGAACACTCAAACCGTGCCACAGCGCCAAGTGGGTGACGCCCAAGTCGCCGGAAACTAGGCCGGGAACTGCCGCCTGAACCAGTGGATCGAGCATCGGTGCACCAAAGCCGTAGACGATGGTGATGATCGCGAACAGTGCTGGCGCAACCAAGAACGTGCGCGAAGGAGTCTCTTCAATTGGCGTGTCAGGTACACCGGGTTTCCGGGCAAACGCACCCCAGATGAACCGGCACATGTATGCAACCGTGAGCATGCTTCCCGCAACAGCAACGCATAACGCAACCATTGCAATCGGCTGCTCTCGGCCAAGGGCAAGCAACTCCGTGAAGGCTGACTCTTTCGCGACAAAGCCAAAGAACGGTGGCACTCCCGACATCGAAGCAGCAACGAGCACCGCAATGAACGCGAGCACCGGGAACTGGGAAGCAACACCGCTGAGCCGGCGAAGGTCGCGCACACCAGTTGATGAGTCGATAATTCCAACGGTAAGGAACAACGGCGCCTTCGCTACTGCGTGTGCGAAGAGCAACACGAGTCCAGCGAATGTTGCGCGCGGATCCCCCACGCCAATGACCATCACCAGCAGCCCGAGCTGGCTCACCGTGCCGTGCGCGACGATGAGTTTAATGTCGAACTGCCGAAGTGCGCGGATCCCGCCGTGAATCATCGTGTAACCGCCGAGGATCACAAGGACCCACCGGTAGCCGGGCACATCAGCGAATGGCTCACTCATTCGGACGAGTAAAAACACCCCGGCCTTCACCATCGCTGCAGCATGTAGGTAAGCACTCACTGGCGTGGGCGCAGCCATAGCTCCGGGCAGCCAAAAGTGGAAGGGGAAAATCGCAGACTTAGAAATCGCACCAAGCAAAACGAGATATACAGAGACGGTGACGATCGTACCCCGTGGTGGATCGGCAATGATCTCCGACAGCAAGGGTGTTCCTGATGCATGTACGAGCAACACAAACCCAACAAACATTGCGAGACCGCCGAGTGTGGTGATCATCAATGCCTGGAGAGCTGCAGAGTTGGCAGTGCGCAATCTGAGCACGTGGCCAATAAGCAGGAACGAGAAGACAGTTGTCGCTTCCCAAAAAATAAAGAGTAGGTACAGATTGTCTGAGATCACGAGGCCGAGCATGCTCGTTGCAAAGCCCATGAATACTGCAGAGAAGCGCGGAAGACCAGTGTCACCGTCGTCGAAGTAGTTGTTGCAGTACAGCAGCACGAGAGCGCCTGCTCCGGTGACAAGGAGTGCAAATAGTGCAGCGAACGCATCGAGCCTGAACGTGAGATTCAGCTGGAGCCACGGAATCCACTCTAGGTGTTCTACAAGCGCATCGCCCGAAAAGGCTGGAATCGAGAGTGCGACCATGACAGCAAACGACGCAGCCATGACCACTGCGAAGAAGAGAAAGGCCCGACGACCGAAGCGCCGTGCGATTGGATGTGCAATCAAGGAAACGATGGAAAGAGCGAGTAACACTCCCGTCATCGCCCCCATAGGCAGCCTGCTTTCGCTCAGTTGTCTTGTCCAGCTTCAAGTTTATCGGACTCAGTGCAGCTACCCTGACCAGAAGCGGAACCCCGCTGACGCTCATAGTGAAATCGATGCTCAAAAACTTCTTGGGGAGGGAACGTAGGCGAAACTACGGCCCAAGTATTGAAGTCCTGAAATGCAGAAAGGCCCTGGAACGAATCTGTTCCAGGGCCTTTCCCTTCAAAAAATGTTCGGCGGTGTCCTACTCTCCCACGAGGTCCCCCTCGCAGTACCATCGGCGCAGTCAGCCTTAGCTTCCGGGTTCGGAATGTGACCGGGCGTTTCCCTGACGCTATAACCACCGAAACTCTATTGACATATACACACCCCACCAACCACAGGCCTAAGTCACTCAAACCCAGGGGGTGTGGCCGTACGTCAAGAACCACAAAGTAGACGCGAACATCGTTACACTTACAAACTCATGCCCCAAAACACTATTTGGGATGAAGTCAAGTCATCGGCTTATTAGTACCAGTCAGCTCCACACCTTACAGCGCTTCCACATCTGGCCTATCAACCCAGTAATCTACTGGGAGCCTCACACACCCTAAAGGTGTACGGAGATCTCATCTCGAGGCCGGCTTCCCGCTTAGATGCTTTCAGCGGTTATCCATCCCGAACGTAGCCAACCAGCCATGCCCTTGGCAGAACAACTGGCACACCAGAGGTCCGTCCAACCCGGTCCTCTCGTACTAGGGTCAGATCCTCTCAAATCTCCAACGCGCGCAGAGGATAGGGACCGAACTGTCTCACGACGTTCTAAACCCAGCTCGCGTACCGCTTTAATGGGCGAACAGCCCAACCCTTGGGACCGACTCCAGCCCCAGGATGCGACGAGCCGACATCGAGGTGCCAAACCATGCCGTCGATATGGACTCTTGGGCAAGATCAGCCTGTTATCCCCGAGGTACCTTTTATCCGTTGAGCGACAGCGCTTCCACAAGCCACTGCCGGATCACTAGTCCCGACTTTCGTCCCTGCTCGACCTGTCAGTCTCACAGTCAAGCTCCCTTGTGCACTTACACTCGCCACCTGATTACCAACCAGGTTGAGGGAACCTTTGGGCGCCTCCGTTACATTTTGGGAGGCAACCGCCCCAGTTAAACTACCCACCAGGCACTGTCCGAAAACCCGATCAGGGTTCGTCGTTAGATATCCAATATGACCAGAGTGGTATTTCAACAACGACTCCACCAACACTAGCGTGCCAGCTTCACAGTCTCCCACCTATCCTACACAAGCCACACCGAACACCAATACCAAGCTGTAGTAAAGGTCACGGGGTCTTTCCGTCCTTCTGCGCGTAACGAGCATCTTTACTCGTACTGCAATTTCGCCGAGTTTATGGTGGAGACAGCTGGGGAATCGTTACGCCATTCGTGCAGGTCGGAACTTACCCGACAAGGAATTTCGCTACCTTAGGATGGTTATAGTTACCACCGCCGTTTACTGGGGCTTAAATTCACAGCTTCGCAGTCCGAAGACCACTAACCGCTCCTCTTAACCTTCCAGCACCGGGCAGGCGTCAGTCCGTATACGTCCACTTGCGTGTTAGCACGGACCTGTGTTTTTAGTAAACAGTCGTTCCCCACTGGTCTCTGCGGCCACCACACCCTTTCCCAAGCAAGTTGGTATAAGTGGATGGCCCCCCTTCTCCCGAAGTTACGGGGGCATTTTGCCGAGTTCCTTCACCATAATTATCTCGATCTCCTGAGTATTCTCTACCTGACCACCTGTGTCGGTTTGGGGTACGGGCAACTAGCAACCTCACGTCGATGCTTTTCTCGGCAGCATAGGATCACCTGCTTCCCCATACGGGTCCGCATCGTATCTCACCCAAAGCCAGAAACTATTCATAACTGACGGGCTACATACTTACACCGGGACAACCATCGCCCGGCACAGGCTACCTTCCTGCGTCACACCTCACGCTCACCACCCGAGTTCGGGTTCGCAGCCGCCACCCCACATCACCCGAAGGATCCGCAGAATATTGGTTTGCTTAGCACTACTCGTTAGGTCTTGAACGGTTACCAGCCGGTACGGGAATATCAACCCGTTGTCCATCGACTACGCCTGTCGGCCTCGCCTTAGGTCCCGACTTACCCAGGGAAGATTAGCTTGACCCTGGAACCCTTGGTCTTCCGGAGGACGGGTTTCTCACCCGTCTTTCGCTACTCATGCCTGCATTCTCACTCGTGTGGCATCCACGACTGGTTCACACCGCCGCTTCACTCGCCACACGACGCTCTCCTACCCATCCATACGGCTGGACCACGAAGGCCTACCACATATATGAATGCCACAACTTCGGTGGCGTGCTTGAGCCCCGTTACATTGTCGGCGCGGAATCACTTGACCAGTGAGCTATTACGCACTCTTTCAAGGGTGGCTGCTTCTAAGCCAACCTCCTGGTTGTCACAGCAACTCCACATCCTTTTCCACTTAGCACGCGCTTTGGGACCTTAGTTGGTGATCTGGGTTGTTTCCCTCTCGACTATGAAGCTTATCCCCCACAGTCTCACTGCTGCGCTCTCACTTACCGGCATTCGGAGTTTAGCTGACGTCAGTAACCTTGTAGGGCCCATCGGCCATCCAGTAGCTCTACCTCCGGCAAGAAACACGCAACGCTGCACCTAAATGCATTTCGGAGAGAACCAGCTATCACGAAGTTTGATTGGCCTTTCACCCCTATCCACAGCTCATCCCCTCAGTTTTCAACCTAAGTGGGTTCGGCCCTCCACGCGCTCTTACACACGCTTCAGCCTGGCCATGGATAGATCACTTCGCTTCGGGTCTAGGACATGCGACTTAGATCGCCCTATTCAGACTCGCTTTCGCTACGGCTACCCCACACGGGTTAACCTCGCCACATATCGCTAACTCGCAGGCTCATTCTTCAAAAGGCACGCCGTCACACCTACAAGGGTGCTCCGACGGATTGTAAGCAAACGGTTTCAGGTACTATTTCACTCCCCTCCCGGGGTACTTTTCACCTTTCCCTCACGGTACTAGTCCGCTATCGGTCATCTGGGAGTATTTAGGCTTATCAGGTGGTCCTGACAGATTCACACGGGATTTCTCGGGCCCCGTGCTACTTGGGATATCTTTCACGCGGCCAAGGCATTTCGCATACGGGGCTCTCACCCACTCCGGCCAGCCGTTCCAAGCTGTTCCGCTATACCTTGACACTCACGTCGGCTGCATGGCAGCGCAGCCAGAAAGATCCCACAACCCCGATGATGCAACCCCTGCCAGGTATCACACACCACCGGTTTAGCCTCATCCAGTTTCGCTCGCCACTACTCCCGGAATCACATGTTGTTTTCTCTTCCTGTGGGTACTGAGATGTTTCACTTCCCCACGTTCCCTCTACCCGCCCTATATATTCAGGCGGGAGTCACTAGGTCAGCAAGCCGCCTAGCGGGGTTTCCCCATTCGGAAATCCTCGAATCACAGCCCGTTTATCGGCTCCCCGAGGCTTATCGCAGATTACTACGTCCTTCTTCGGCTCCAGATGCCTAGGCATCCACCGTTTGCTCTTCGAAACTTGAAATCACATAAGTAAATAATTACAGAAACACACACCCACCCCCGAAAGGGTTGATGCATGAAACCAATGAGACACACACAACCAAAAAATGATCATGCATGTATCGAAGATGCTCGCGTCCACTGTGTAGTTCTCAACGTACGGTCAAACCCACCCCACCACACAACACGTTGCGGCAGCATGGACTGAAGAAACCAAGCACACCCACCCACCCCAAAAAATCGGGACAAGCAAATGGTCTGGGTCTCCAGGACCCAACAGTATGCACTCAAAAAAGCCATTCCCTCAAACGCGCAAACATTTCCAACCAGCCCCGAAGACCTGGCGTACTCACTCACACACCCAATTGAATGCTTATGTTGTCAAATGTTCCACCCATGAGCACCCAGCAGTGAACATTCGTCACTGATCTGAGTATTCTGCGCCACCAAACGGTGACGAGTGCTCCTTAGAAAGGAGGTGATCCAGCCGCACCTTCCGGTACGGCTACCTTGTTACGACTTAGTCCTAATCACCAGTCCCACCTTCGACAGCTCCCTCCACAAGGGTTAGGCCACCGGCTTCGGGTGTTACCGACTTTCATGACTTGACGGGCGGTGTGTACAAGGCCCGGGAACGTATTCACCGCAGCGTTGCTGATCTGCGATTACTAGCGACTCCGACTTCATGGGGTCGAGTTGCAGACCCCAATCCGAACTGAGACCGACTTTTTGGGATTCGCTCCACCTCGCGGTATCGCAGCCCATTGTATCGGCCATTGTAGCATGCGTGAAGCCCAAGACATAAGGGGCATGATGATTTGACGTCATCCCCACCTTCCTCCGTGTTGACCACGGCAGTATCCCATGAGTTCCCACCATAACGTGCTGGCAACATAGGACGAGGGTTGCGCTCGTTGCCGGACTTAACCGAACATCTCACGACACGAGCTGACGACAACCATGCACCACCTGTATACGAGTGTCCAAAGAGTTCTGTATCTCTACAGCGTTCTCGTATATGTCAAGCCTTGGTAAGGTTCTTCGCGTTGCATCGAATTAATCCGCATGCTCCGCCGCTTGTGCGGGCCCCCGTCAATTCCTTTGAGTTTTAGCCTTGCGGCCGTACTCCCCAGGCGGGGAACTTAATGCGTTAGCTACGACACAGAACCCGTGGAACAGGCCCTACATCTAGTTCCCAACGTTTACGGCATGGACTACCAGGGTATCTAATCCTGTTCGCTCCCCATGCTTTCGCTCCTCAGCGTCAGTAGCGGCCCAGAGATCTGCCTTCGCCATCGGTGTTCCTCCTGATATCTGCGCATTCCACCGCTACACCAGGAATTCCAATCTCCCCTACCGCACTCTAGCCTGCCCGTACCCACTGCAGGCCCGGGGTTGAGCCCCGGGATTTCACAGCAGACGCGACAAGCCGCCTACGAGCTCTTTACGCCCAATAATTCCGGACAACGCTTGCACCCTACGTATTACCGCGGCTGCTGGCACGTAGTTAGCCGGTGCTTTTTCTGCAGGTACCGTCACTTTCGCTTCTTCCCTACTAAAAGAGGTTTACAACCCGAAGGCCGTCATCCCTCACGCGGCGTTGCTGCATCAGGCTTGCGCCCATTGTGCAATATTCCCCACTGCTGCCTCCCGTAGGAGTCTGGGCCGTGTCTCAGTCCCAGTGTGGCCGGTCACCCTCTCAGGCCGGCTACCCGTCGTCGCCTTGGTGAGCCATTACCTCACCAACAAGCTGATAGGCCGTGAGTCCATCCCCAACCGATAAATCTTTCCACCCACACACCATGCGGTGATAGGTCATATCCAGTATTAGACACCGTTTCCAGCGCTTATCCCAGAGTCAGGGGCAGGTTACTCACGTGTTACTCACCCGTTCGCCACTCTTCCACCCCTGCAAGCAGGGGCTTCATCGTTCGACTTGCATGTGTTAAGCACGCCGCCAGCGTTCGTCCTGAGCCAGGATCAAACTCTCCGTAAAAAATTACATGCACCACAACCAGCGGAATAAGCATGATCGTGAATGCGAGTTCAACCTGACAAACAACAAACATCAATACTGACGTTCATATAATTTTGTCCAAAAGGAATCGCCATCAACACAACCCAAACGGGTTATGCGACGGGATAAAAAATTGGCATTTGACAATTTAAGTGCACACTATTGAGTTCTCAAGAACCAGACACCCCCCGTACCGACCCAACCGGGCCCTCCGAAAAGCAACCTGTCTACCGTATCACATGTAATGTGATCGATGCGCATGAAATCAACCGAACCGCCCTGCGGCCCGGCTTCGTTGCGCTGACAAAGGAATACATTACGCCGATCAACCCCGGAGCGCAAACACAGGCCGTTTTCCGGGCGTGTCGCCAAGTGGTGCCTCGTGGTGAGTAATTGAACACCACATACGCGGGCGAAGGCGCGCGCAACCTGCTCGCAGATTGGTGGTGCTTAGATAGTCGGGTGACCGCAGACAAATCTCCATCTCCTGCCGACTTCAGCTTCGATATCGAGCACCGCCTCGAAAG contains:
- the mnhG gene encoding monovalent cation/H(+) antiporter subunit G; the protein is MFDAILDVAALVCLVLAGLLSAAAGFGLLRFTDALSRLHAATKPQIFGLLLVIAAVALDQRSWGVLLALMPVFVFQSITAPAAAHMVGRAAYRTGELDDDILLVDELGPAIARAGKRSGED
- a CDS encoding Na(+)/H(+) antiporter subunit C, with the translated sequence MTMPLVLVAVMVVMYTAGVYLMLDRSLTRILLGFLLVGNATNLLIFLMSGEFGSSPIVGGDDDGSMSDPLPQAFILTAIVITFGVSAFLLALIYRSWRLSRILEDRVEDDRDDLEISRAETLTTEEVTEEDLEDATEFEDDIPGDDSEDSDDLDSSDGSGDVSDSGKSKTGPGEGGQS
- the aceB gene encoding malate synthase A: MNTETATRSETTAPASERTHSYAAPAIEPVLELNGRPLERSDEILTPEALQFILELHHRFARARHERLADRQRRSFEIGNGRDPKFRDDTKHIREDSSWKVAPPAPGLEDRRVEITGPTDPKMTINAMNSGARVWLADQEDATSPTWENVIGGQLSLYDAIRGQLEYTSAEGKQYRVTAERTPTIVMRPRGWHMVEKNMRFTDSNGQSCAASGSLVDFGLYVFHNAKQLIENGQGPYFYLAKIESSEEAKLWDDVFTFTESYLGLERGTIRATVLIETIPAAFEMEEILYVLRDHMAGLNAGRWDYIFSIIKYYRGRGARFVLPDRSEVTMSVPFMRAYTELLVKTAHKRGAHAIGGMSAFIPNRRDPEVTRRAEEKVRADKQREANDGFDGTWVAHPDLIPVAQSVFDATLGERPNQVDRQRDDVEVTAEQLLDVRIGRAITEAGVRENVSIGVRYIESWIRGIGAAAIDNLMEDAATAEISRSQIWQWIHQDQSTDSGVRITREWVAGILAETIAGFDRFEGDRYDDAAELFTEVALGEAFPTFLTLPAYTKHLVDL
- a CDS encoding sodium:proton antiporter, with the protein product MTFEVLMLAVVGAGLTFTAIAALLRIARGPTILDRMIASDVLLTTVMLALGADMVARGHTDSIPLMAGIAATATFATIVVARYVKRRAEHRLPQGMGGDHHV
- a CDS encoding Na+/H+ antiporter subunit D gives rise to the protein MTFLVPIVVLIPLAGAALALAVPGHRALQRGITLVALTAVSIIGIILMFIVDKTGPLIMQVGGWAAPYGISLVVDRVSALMLAVSAVVLLSVFLFSIGQGLADGDEETPVSIYYPTYLVLGAGVFNAFIAGDLFNLYVGFEILLVASYVLITLGGTAQRIRAGVTYVVVSLVSSVLFLAAIALVYGATGTVNMAQLTARIAELPSELQLILNLTLIIAFGIKAAVFPLAFWLPDSYPTAPAPVTAVFAGLLTKVGVYAIIRTQTMLFPHSNIDPLLMGVAGATLIVGILGAVSQLDVKRMLSFILVSHIGYMIFGIAIATSVGFGATVYYIAHHIIVQTTLFLAVGLVERQGGTTSLAGLGGLMRSSPIIAVLFFLPMLNLGGIPPFSGFLGKLGLFTAGAQIESTAAYWLIGIGAAVSLLTLYALARAWTLAFWRPKVKAQEAQGAPRTASNEAVLLREREEKLFERLQDAPDALPTREKKGIPRLMIAATIGMIGVSLVLTFAAGPLFGFAERAGDDLTDHGKLASLVLEAKHVNGGSGSTSLGEEVGHD
- a CDS encoding Na+/H+ antiporter subunit E; translated protein: MIRRKRRTARGLEMFVRFHELPLLVGLVIMWMMFWQEISPMSVVSGVLVSIMVMRLFYLPPVELAGRFNLWYALRYVAYFLWNLAYASFQVGWLAIRPGSPPMTSIIAVKLRTKSDFILTLVGLTISLIPGSLVAEVDRFGSILYLHVLNTPSQKEIMNMRREVATIERLLILALGSRSEVKAVRK